From Pseudomonas poae, the proteins below share one genomic window:
- a CDS encoding amidase: MMQVTEVSIAQLRAALETGQTTAVELVQAYLARIDAYDGALNAVVVRNPEALKEAEAADARRAKGETLGPLDGIPYTAKDSYLVKGLTAASGSPAFAKLVAQRDAFTIERLRAGGAICLGKTNMPPMANGGMQRGVYGRAESPYNADYLTAPFASGSSNGAGTATAASFAAFGLAEETWSSGRGPASNNGLCAYTPSRGVISVRGNWPLTPTMDVVVPYARTMADLLEVLDVVVADDPDTRGDLWRLQPWVPIPSAASVRPASYAELAVSAESLAGKRFGVPRMYINADPEAGTSEKPGIGGPTGQKINTRASVIDLWQAARQALEAAGAEVIEVDFPLVSNCEGDRPGAPTVFTRGLVSKQFLHDELWELSAWAFDDFLRANNDPALNRLADVDGPKIFPHDPGTLPNREDDLAAGMDEYVRMAERGITAWNEIHSVPDGLRGLEQTRRVDLEDWMDTLGLDAVLFPTVADVGPADADVNEASADIAWSNGVWVANGNLAIRHLGVPTVTVPMGVMADIGMPVGLTFAGRAYDDSALLRFAAAYEATGSKRLIPPRTPALPSE; this comes from the coding sequence CTGATGCAAGTTACCGAAGTCTCGATTGCCCAATTGCGCGCTGCGCTTGAAACCGGCCAGACCACTGCCGTTGAACTGGTTCAGGCGTACCTGGCGCGAATCGATGCCTACGACGGCGCACTTAACGCCGTGGTGGTGCGCAACCCCGAAGCCCTTAAAGAAGCCGAGGCGGCTGATGCGCGCCGGGCCAAGGGCGAAACCTTGGGGCCTTTGGATGGCATTCCCTATACCGCCAAGGACAGTTACCTGGTCAAAGGCCTGACCGCCGCCTCCGGCAGCCCGGCCTTCGCCAAGCTGGTTGCCCAGCGCGACGCCTTTACCATCGAACGCCTGCGGGCCGGTGGCGCTATCTGCCTGGGCAAGACCAATATGCCGCCGATGGCCAATGGCGGGATGCAGCGTGGCGTGTATGGCCGTGCCGAAAGCCCGTATAACGCCGACTACCTGACCGCGCCGTTCGCCTCCGGCTCCTCCAACGGTGCCGGCACCGCCACCGCTGCGAGCTTTGCGGCATTCGGTCTGGCTGAAGAAACCTGGTCCAGCGGGCGCGGCCCGGCATCCAACAATGGGCTGTGCGCCTACACCCCGTCCCGTGGGGTGATTTCGGTGCGTGGCAACTGGCCGCTGACACCGACCATGGACGTGGTAGTGCCCTACGCTCGCACCATGGCCGACCTGCTGGAAGTGCTCGACGTGGTGGTGGCCGATGACCCGGACACCCGCGGCGACCTGTGGCGTCTGCAACCCTGGGTGCCGATCCCCAGCGCCGCCTCGGTGCGCCCGGCGTCCTACGCTGAGCTGGCCGTGAGCGCTGAGTCCCTCGCCGGCAAACGCTTCGGCGTGCCGCGCATGTACATCAACGCCGACCCCGAGGCCGGCACCAGCGAAAAACCCGGCATCGGCGGCCCGACCGGGCAGAAGATCAACACCCGCGCCAGCGTGATCGACCTGTGGCAAGCCGCCCGCCAGGCCCTCGAAGCGGCCGGCGCCGAAGTGATTGAGGTGGACTTCCCGCTGGTGTCCAACTGCGAAGGCGACCGCCCGGGCGCACCGACCGTGTTTACCCGTGGCCTGGTTTCCAAGCAATTCCTGCACGATGAACTGTGGGAGCTTTCGGCCTGGGCCTTTGACGACTTCCTGCGCGCCAACAACGACCCGGCGCTCAACCGCCTGGCAGACGTGGACGGGCCGAAGATCTTCCCCCACGACCCGGGCACCCTGCCCAACCGTGAAGACGACCTGGCGGCCGGCATGGACGAATACGTGCGCATGGCCGAGCGCGGCATCACTGCGTGGAATGAAATCCACAGCGTACCCGACGGCCTGCGTGGCCTGGAGCAAACCCGCCGGGTCGACCTGGAGGACTGGATGGACACGCTGGGGCTGGACGCGGTGCTGTTCCCGACCGTGGCCGATGTAGGCCCTGCGGACGCCGATGTGAACGAAGCCAGCGCCGACATTGCCTGGAGCAACGGCGTGTGGGTGGCCAACGGTAACCTTGCGATCCGCCACCTGGGCGTGCCCACCGTCACCGTGCCCATGGGCGTGATGGCGGATATCGGCATGCCGGTCGGGCTCACCTTTGCCGGGCGTGCCTATGATGATTCGGCGCTGCTGCGGTTTGCGGCGGCGTATGAGGCGACGGGCAGCAAACGCCTGATTCCGCCGCGCACGCCGGCGCTGCCCTCTGAATAA
- a CDS encoding helix-turn-helix transcriptional regulator, whose translation MPVSRNSGGNHRKKGEMIKSLDKFLQEIDAGEWAVISSATDYPENWVIPEHSHEKHQLLYATEGVMVVHSAQNQWTVPPNRGFWMPSGHVHSLRCVGPLKMRSVFVRPDCFPNLPTETKAVSISPLLSELIKASVSLKPPYAEDSRDARIMHLILDELALLPALPLSLPQPADPRIHRICEAWQDDPGDASTVADWSERLALDQKTIQRLFRKETGMTFGQWRQQARLLLALERIAVGQKIIDVALELGYESPSAFTSMFKKQFGKTPSLFFR comes from the coding sequence ATGCCTGTCTCGCGTAATTCGGGAGGCAACCATCGCAAAAAGGGCGAAATGATCAAATCACTGGATAAATTTCTGCAGGAGATCGACGCGGGCGAGTGGGCGGTCATCAGCTCGGCCACCGACTACCCGGAAAACTGGGTGATCCCTGAGCATAGCCACGAAAAGCACCAACTACTCTACGCGACCGAAGGCGTGATGGTGGTGCATTCGGCGCAGAACCAATGGACGGTGCCGCCCAATCGCGGTTTCTGGATGCCCAGCGGGCACGTGCATTCCCTGCGTTGCGTGGGGCCGCTGAAAATGCGCAGCGTGTTTGTACGCCCCGACTGTTTCCCCAACTTGCCCACCGAGACCAAGGCGGTGAGCATTTCGCCGCTGCTGAGCGAGCTGATCAAGGCCTCGGTGAGTTTGAAACCGCCGTATGCCGAAGACTCGCGGGACGCACGGATCATGCACCTGATCCTCGACGAGCTGGCCTTGTTGCCGGCCTTGCCGCTGTCGCTGCCGCAGCCCGCCGACCCACGCATCCACCGGATCTGCGAGGCCTGGCAGGACGACCCCGGCGACGCTTCCACCGTGGCCGACTGGAGCGAGCGCCTGGCCCTGGACCAGAAAACCATTCAGCGGCTGTTCCGCAAGGAAACCGGCATGACCTTCGGCCAGTGGCGCCAACAGGCACGGCTGCTGCTGGCGCTGGAGCGCATTGCGGTGGGGCAGAAGATTATCGATGTGGCCCTGGAGCTGGGCTATGAAAGCCCCAGCGCGTTTACCAGCATGTTCAAGAAACAGTTTGGCAAGACGCCGAGTCTGTTTTTCAGGTAG
- a CDS encoding bifunctional helix-turn-helix transcriptional regulator/GNAT family N-acetyltransferase, whose protein sequence is MSTPLLVERAGIVRGFNRFYTHQIGVLQEHLLQSDFSLTEIRVMYELSSRGDLTSADLCQMLSLDAGYLSRLTSGLEKKRLIQKVRSVTDARAVLLHLSDLGRSVLAPLEQQTQNEVIALLGGLPEPQQRQLTDAMKRIQTLLQGTAPSYLLRDPQPGDMGLVVQQQSALYAREYGWNWEFEALVAEIVAKYLREFDPACERCWIAEKDGEVVGSVFVVRHDDSTAKLRMLYVDANARGMGIGQRLVDECLRFARQAGYSSMLLWTVNILTDARKLYQKAGFELTEEEPTVSFGKSLISETWSRTL, encoded by the coding sequence ATGTCTACCCCTCTGCTTGTGGAACGCGCCGGCATCGTGCGCGGCTTCAATCGCTTTTACACCCACCAGATCGGCGTGTTGCAGGAACACCTGCTGCAAAGCGATTTTTCCCTGACAGAAATCCGCGTGATGTACGAACTGTCTTCGCGTGGCGACCTGACCAGTGCCGACCTGTGCCAGATGCTCAGCCTGGACGCGGGTTACCTGAGCCGGCTGACCAGCGGGCTCGAGAAAAAGCGCCTGATCCAGAAAGTCCGCTCCGTCACCGATGCGCGTGCCGTGCTGTTACACCTCAGCGACCTCGGCCGCAGCGTGTTGGCGCCACTGGAGCAACAAACCCAGAACGAAGTCATCGCCCTGCTCGGCGGCCTGCCGGAACCCCAGCAACGCCAACTGACCGACGCCATGAAACGCATCCAGACCCTGCTGCAAGGCACCGCGCCGAGCTACCTGCTGCGCGACCCGCAACCTGGCGATATGGGCCTGGTGGTGCAGCAGCAATCGGCGCTGTACGCCCGTGAATATGGTTGGAATTGGGAGTTCGAAGCATTGGTGGCAGAGATAGTCGCCAAGTATTTGCGCGAGTTCGACCCGGCGTGCGAGCGCTGCTGGATCGCGGAGAAGGACGGCGAAGTGGTGGGCTCGGTATTTGTGGTGCGCCATGATGACAGCACCGCCAAGCTGCGCATGCTCTATGTGGACGCCAACGCACGTGGCATGGGGATCGGCCAGCGCCTGGTGGATGAATGCCTGCGGTTTGCCCGGCAGGCCGGCTACAGCAGCATGCTGCTGTGGACCGTGAACATCCTGACCGATGCGCGCAAGCTCTATCAGAAAGCCGGGTTCGAGTTGACGGAGGAAGAACCCACCGTCAGCTTCGGTAAATCACTGATCAGCGAAACCTGGAGCCGCACACTCTAA
- a CDS encoding MFS transporter has protein sequence MSTLTASPAATSSPPQVSPLVMRILGACALAHLINDLIQAVLPSIYPMLKANYGLTFTQVGLITLTFQLTASLLQPWIGYHTDRHPKPWLLPAGMVCTLVGILMLAFVGSFPAILLAAGLVGVGSSTFHPETSRVARLASGGRYGLAQSTFQVGGNTGSALGPLLAAAIIIPYGQSHIAWFGLFAVFAILVLYGLSRWYRNHLNLFKLKQGAKATHGLSKGRVTFALVVLALLVFSKYFYMTSLTSYFTFYLIEKFQLSVASSQMYLFLFLGAVAVGTFAGGPIGDKIGRKKVIWFSILGAAPFTLALPYVDLFWTAVLSVMIGFILASAFSAIVVFAQELVPGNVGMIAGIFFGLMFGFSGIGAALLGLLADSHGIAYVYQICSFLPLVGILTILLPSTKGV, from the coding sequence ATGTCGACCCTGACCGCATCACCTGCCGCAACATCGAGTCCGCCCCAAGTAAGCCCGTTAGTCATGCGCATCCTCGGCGCCTGTGCCCTGGCGCATTTGATCAATGACCTGATCCAGGCCGTGCTGCCGTCGATTTACCCGATGCTCAAGGCCAACTACGGGCTGACGTTCACCCAAGTGGGCCTGATCACCCTGACCTTCCAACTGACCGCCTCGCTGCTGCAGCCGTGGATCGGCTACCACACCGACCGCCACCCCAAGCCGTGGCTGTTGCCGGCGGGCATGGTGTGCACCCTGGTCGGCATCCTGATGCTGGCGTTTGTCGGCAGCTTCCCGGCGATTCTGCTGGCAGCGGGCCTGGTAGGCGTCGGCTCATCGACCTTCCACCCGGAAACCTCACGCGTTGCGCGCCTGGCCTCCGGCGGGCGCTATGGCTTGGCGCAATCGACCTTCCAGGTCGGCGGCAACACCGGCAGCGCCTTGGGGCCCTTGCTCGCGGCGGCGATCATCATTCCTTACGGCCAGAGCCATATCGCCTGGTTCGGCCTGTTTGCGGTGTTCGCGATACTGGTGCTCTATGGGTTGAGCCGCTGGTACCGCAACCACCTCAACCTGTTCAAACTCAAGCAAGGCGCCAAGGCCACCCATGGTTTGTCCAAAGGCCGCGTGACGTTTGCCCTGGTGGTGCTGGCGCTGCTGGTGTTCTCCAAGTATTTCTACATGACCAGCCTGACCAGCTACTTCACCTTCTACCTGATCGAGAAATTCCAGCTGTCGGTCGCCAGTTCCCAGATGTACCTGTTTCTGTTCCTCGGTGCGGTCGCCGTGGGCACCTTCGCCGGCGGCCCGATCGGCGACAAGATCGGCCGCAAGAAAGTTATCTGGTTCTCGATCCTCGGCGCGGCACCCTTCACCTTGGCCCTGCCCTATGTCGATTTGTTCTGGACCGCCGTGCTCAGCGTGATGATCGGTTTTATCCTGGCCTCGGCGTTTTCGGCCATCGTGGTCTTCGCCCAGGAACTGGTGCCGGGCAATGTGGGCATGATCGCGGGGATCTTCTTCGGCCTGATGTTCGGCTTCAGCGGCATCGGCGCGGCCTTGCTGGGCTTGCTTGCCGACAGCCACGGCATCGCGTACGTCTACCAGATCTGTTCGTTCTTGCCGCTGGTGGGGATTCTGACAATCCTGCTGCCCTCGACCAAAGGCGTCTGA
- a CDS encoding GAF domain-containing protein, which yields MVPSVTYAQSLLSADERAAIAEIEATTSILQLVTRLTGMRFAGIAKFTDLEWVVCSVHDTVDMGIHVNDVLDLETTLCSEFCINPQTLFIPQVSQNGRFAARPVVKQYAIESYAGAPIFLPDGRLFGALCALDSRAMLFDDPNLPETLSLFARLIGCIFYANLTTGDQ from the coding sequence ATGGTCCCCAGCGTCACCTACGCACAGTCATTACTCAGCGCCGATGAACGCGCTGCCATCGCCGAAATAGAAGCCACCACCAGCATCCTGCAGCTGGTTACCCGCCTGACCGGCATGCGCTTTGCCGGCATCGCCAAGTTCACCGACCTCGAATGGGTCGTCTGCTCGGTGCACGACACCGTCGACATGGGCATTCATGTCAATGACGTGCTCGACCTCGAAACCACCCTGTGCAGTGAGTTCTGCATCAACCCGCAGACCTTGTTTATCCCGCAAGTCAGCCAGAATGGCCGTTTTGCCGCACGCCCGGTGGTCAAGCAATACGCCATCGAGAGCTACGCCGGAGCGCCGATCTTCCTGCCCGATGGCCGCCTGTTCGGTGCGTTGTGTGCGCTGGATTCCAGGGCGATGCTGTTTGACGACCCCAACCTGCCGGAAACCCTCAGCCTGTTTGCGCGGCTGATCGGCTGCATCTTCTACGCCAATTTGACCACTGGCGATCAATAG
- a CDS encoding DUF2834 domain-containing protein, with translation MHRPYIALAALLGFSLYTLATMLTAEQSLLAFGLELMSRPDTAQVVIDLYLMAVLGCVWMYRDARQRGRSAASVLPYLLLTAVFVSVGPLLYIVVNGFCGERACSRSATKRPQDPTPGSD, from the coding sequence ATGCACAGACCCTATATCGCCCTGGCTGCTTTGCTTGGGTTTTCGCTGTACACCCTGGCCACGATGCTCACGGCAGAGCAGTCGCTGCTGGCCTTTGGGCTGGAATTGATGTCGCGGCCGGACACTGCGCAGGTGGTGATTGATCTGTACCTGATGGCGGTGCTGGGGTGTGTGTGGATGTACCGGGATGCGCGCCAAAGAGGGCGCTCGGCAGCCTCGGTGTTGCCTTATTTGTTGCTGACGGCGGTGTTCGTGTCGGTGGGGCCGCTGCTGTATATCGTGGTGAATGGATTCTGTGGCGAGCGAGCCTGCTCGCGTTCGGCCACGAAGCGGCCCCAAGACCCGACGCCAGGGTCTGACTGA
- the proP gene encoding glycine betaine/L-proline transporter ProP — protein sequence MKLRKKSVKPIGLKDITIVDDAKMRKAITAAALGNAMEWFDFGVYGFVAYVLGKVFFPDASPSVQMIAALATFSVPFLIRPLGGLFFGALGDKYGRQKVLAATIVIMSLSTFAIGLIPGYASIGIWAPILLLLCKMAQGFSVGGEYTGASIFVAEYAPDRKRGFLGSWLDFGSIAGFVLGAGVVVLISSVLGEADFEAWGWRLPFFLALPLGMIGLYLRHALEETPAFQQHVDKLEQGDREGLTHGPKVSFKEIATKHWRSLLTCIGIVAATNVTYYMLLTYMPSYLSHNLHYSENSGVLIIIAIMVGMLFVQPFIGFVSDKIGRKPFIIAGSIGLLFLAIPAFMLITSGKTGLIFAGLLILAVILNFFIGVMASTLPAMFPTHLRYSALASAFNISVLVAGVTPTAVAWLVESTNDLFMPAYYLMVFAVIGLITGLTMKETANKPLRGAAPAASDMEEAKELLQEHHDNIEQKIEDIDAEIAALEAKRQNLVQQHPRIN from the coding sequence ATGAAATTACGTAAGAAAAGCGTCAAACCCATCGGTTTGAAAGACATCACCATCGTCGACGATGCCAAGATGCGCAAGGCGATCACCGCCGCCGCACTGGGTAACGCCATGGAATGGTTCGACTTCGGCGTCTACGGGTTTGTCGCCTATGTGCTCGGCAAGGTGTTTTTCCCCGACGCCTCGCCCAGCGTCCAAATGATCGCCGCACTGGCCACCTTCTCCGTGCCCTTCCTGATTCGCCCCCTGGGCGGCCTGTTCTTTGGCGCGCTGGGTGATAAATACGGGCGACAGAAAGTCCTCGCCGCCACCATCGTGATCATGTCCCTGAGCACCTTCGCCATCGGCCTGATCCCCGGGTATGCCTCCATCGGCATCTGGGCGCCGATCCTGTTGCTGCTGTGCAAGATGGCCCAGGGTTTCTCGGTGGGCGGTGAGTACACCGGCGCCTCGATTTTCGTCGCTGAATACGCGCCGGATCGCAAGCGCGGCTTCCTCGGCAGTTGGCTGGACTTTGGCTCCATCGCCGGTTTCGTGCTCGGTGCCGGCGTGGTGGTGCTGATTTCCAGCGTGCTCGGCGAAGCGGACTTCGAAGCCTGGGGCTGGCGCCTGCCGTTCTTCCTGGCCCTGCCCCTGGGCATGATCGGCCTGTACCTGCGCCACGCCTTGGAAGAAACCCCGGCGTTCCAGCAGCACGTCGACAAACTCGAACAAGGCGACCGCGAGGGCCTGACCCACGGCCCCAAAGTGTCGTTCAAGGAAATCGCCACCAAGCACTGGCGCAGCCTGCTGACCTGCATCGGTATCGTCGCCGCCACCAACGTGACGTACTACATGCTGCTCACGTATATGCCGAGCTACCTGTCGCATAACCTGCACTACTCCGAAAACAGCGGCGTACTGATCATCATCGCAATCATGGTCGGCATGCTGTTTGTGCAGCCATTTATCGGCTTTGTCAGCGACAAGATCGGCCGCAAGCCCTTCATTATCGCCGGCAGCATCGGCCTGCTGTTCCTGGCGATTCCGGCCTTTATGCTGATTACCAGCGGCAAGACCGGGCTGATCTTTGCCGGCCTGCTGATCCTCGCCGTGATCCTGAATTTCTTTATCGGCGTGATGGCCTCGACCCTGCCCGCGATGTTCCCCACCCACCTGCGCTACAGCGCGCTGGCCAGTGCCTTCAACATCTCGGTACTGGTCGCCGGTGTCACGCCGACCGCCGTGGCGTGGCTGGTGGAAAGCACCAACGACCTGTTCATGCCCGCCTATTACCTGATGGTGTTTGCCGTGATTGGCCTGATCACCGGCCTGACCATGAAGGAAACCGCCAACAAACCCCTGCGCGGCGCAGCGCCGGCCGCTTCCGATATGGAAGAAGCCAAGGAGTTGCTGCAGGAACATCACGACAATATCGAGCAGAAAATCGAAGACATCGACGCCGAGATTGCCGCATTGGAAGCCAAGCGCCAGAATCTGGTGCAGCAGCATCCACGCATTAACTGA
- a CDS encoding MFS transporter — MNLNEPINAHRVGQAVGNYRWTICAMLFFATTVNYLDRQVLSLLAPQLSTQFGWSNTDYANIAAVFQFVYAISMLFAGRFVDKIGTKAAYVVAIGIWSTGAIMHAFAVPMGEGIAAVSGAIGLAVIPVSIAGFMLSRAVLAIGEAGNFPIAIKATAEYFPKKERSLATGIFNSGANVGAILAPICVPLIAGIWGWEAAFMVIGMLGFVWVAIWAAIYEKPDQQKRLSAEELAYIRSDQTVQPFTLAPAGTPVKKVSWFKLLTYRQTWAFAFGKFMTDGVWWFFLFWLPTYLSAQYGMKGADIVMPLAVLYSMTMVGSIGGGWFPSYFMARGDAPYDGRMKAMLLIALFPLVVLLAQPLGYISFWVPVLLIGVGASAHQAWSCNIFTTVSDMFPQKTVASVVGIGGMAGGLGGVVMTKIGGWVFDYYKSINDIHTGYMIMFAICALAYLVAWSVMKTLVPRHKEITDL, encoded by the coding sequence ATGAACTTGAACGAGCCCATCAACGCCCACCGCGTTGGCCAGGCGGTAGGCAACTATCGCTGGACCATCTGCGCGATGCTGTTCTTCGCGACCACCGTCAACTACCTCGACCGCCAGGTGCTCAGCCTGCTGGCGCCGCAGTTGTCGACGCAATTTGGCTGGAGCAACACCGACTACGCCAACATTGCCGCGGTGTTCCAGTTTGTTTATGCGATTTCCATGCTGTTTGCCGGGCGCTTTGTCGACAAGATCGGCACCAAGGCCGCCTACGTCGTTGCGATTGGCATCTGGTCCACCGGCGCGATCATGCATGCGTTTGCGGTGCCGATGGGCGAGGGCATCGCGGCGGTCAGTGGGGCGATCGGGCTGGCAGTCATTCCGGTCTCGATTGCCGGCTTCATGCTGTCGCGCGCCGTGCTGGCGATTGGCGAGGCGGGTAACTTCCCGATTGCGATCAAGGCCACCGCCGAGTATTTCCCGAAGAAAGAACGCTCCCTGGCCACCGGTATTTTCAACTCCGGGGCCAACGTGGGCGCGATCCTGGCACCGATCTGCGTGCCGCTGATTGCCGGGATCTGGGGCTGGGAAGCGGCCTTTATGGTGATCGGCATGCTCGGCTTCGTGTGGGTGGCGATCTGGGCCGCTATCTATGAAAAGCCTGACCAGCAAAAGCGCCTGTCGGCCGAAGAGCTGGCCTATATCCGCAGCGACCAGACGGTGCAGCCGTTCACCCTGGCGCCTGCCGGCACGCCGGTGAAAAAAGTCTCGTGGTTCAAGCTGCTCACCTATCGTCAGACTTGGGCCTTTGCCTTCGGCAAGTTCATGACCGACGGCGTGTGGTGGTTCTTCCTGTTCTGGCTGCCCACCTACCTGTCGGCGCAATACGGCATGAAAGGCGCGGACATCGTGATGCCGCTGGCCGTGCTGTACAGCATGACCATGGTCGGCAGTATCGGCGGCGGCTGGTTCCCCAGCTACTTTATGGCCCGGGGTGATGCACCCTACGACGGCCGCATGAAAGCCATGCTGCTGATCGCACTGTTCCCGCTGGTGGTATTGCTGGCGCAGCCGTTGGGCTATATCAGCTTCTGGGTGCCGGTGCTGCTGATTGGTGTGGGCGCTTCCGCGCACCAGGCGTGGTCGTGCAACATTTTCACCACCGTTTCCGACATGTTCCCGCAAAAAACCGTGGCTTCGGTGGTCGGTATCGGCGGCATGGCGGGTGGCCTGGGTGGCGTGGTGATGACCAAGATCGGCGGCTGGGTGTTCGACTACTACAAGTCGATCAACGATATTCACACCGGCTACATGATCATGTTCGCGATCTGCGCCCTGGCCTACCTGGTGGCCTGGAGCGTGATGAAGACGCTGGTGCCGCGTCACAAGGAAATCACTGATTTGTAA
- a CDS encoding GNAT family N-acetyltransferase, protein MPHSRLVYRKPHSADVQRLFAIFGDPQTNLFNPSGPMPNLAAAQRLLDHWLEQWATLGYGWWAIAHRNAPEHIIGFGGIAPLNYLTQRRINLGYRFAVQAWGQGYATEVARDALVLAFESLGLPEVFGLVRPDHAASIRVLEKVGMQPFGVLDDVPGKAPSLVMRVCHPTTRLI, encoded by the coding sequence ATGCCACACTCACGCCTGGTCTATCGCAAGCCACACTCGGCGGATGTGCAGCGATTGTTCGCGATCTTCGGTGACCCGCAGACCAACCTCTTCAATCCCTCCGGCCCCATGCCTAACCTTGCCGCCGCCCAGCGCCTGCTCGACCACTGGCTGGAACAGTGGGCCACTCTGGGCTATGGCTGGTGGGCCATCGCTCATCGCAACGCACCGGAACACATCATCGGGTTTGGCGGCATCGCGCCGCTCAATTACCTCACGCAGCGGCGTATCAACCTGGGCTACCGTTTCGCCGTGCAAGCCTGGGGGCAGGGCTATGCCACCGAGGTGGCGCGTGATGCGCTGGTGCTAGCGTTTGAAAGCCTGGGGCTGCCCGAGGTGTTCGGTCTGGTGCGGCCGGACCACGCCGCGTCGATCCGGGTGCTGGAAAAGGTCGGCATGCAACCATTTGGCGTACTCGATGACGTGCCCGGCAAAGCGCCCAGCCTGGTGATGCGGGTTTGTCATCCTACAACTCGTCTCATCTGA